In one Streptomyces sp. NBC_00597 genomic region, the following are encoded:
- a CDS encoding response regulator transcription factor, translated as MSDIRVLLADDQPLVRSGLRVLMADTPDLEVVGEAANGAEAVRLTAELAPDVVVMDIRMPEMDGIEATRRITAGPGAARVLILTTFDEDEHVYGALRAGASGFAVKDMALDDLLAAVRVVAAGDALIAPGVTRRLIADFVSGAAPGPERVPAITGREQEVLTLVGRGRSNGEIAQDLYITVATTKSHVARLLTKLDARDRVQLVIKAYEMGLVTPPR; from the coding sequence ATGAGCGACATCCGCGTCCTGCTCGCCGACGACCAGCCCCTGGTGCGGTCGGGACTGCGCGTCCTGATGGCCGACACCCCGGATCTGGAGGTCGTGGGTGAGGCCGCGAACGGCGCCGAGGCGGTCCGGCTGACCGCCGAGCTGGCCCCCGACGTGGTGGTGATGGACATCCGGATGCCGGAGATGGACGGCATCGAGGCCACCCGCCGGATCACGGCCGGCCCGGGCGCGGCCCGCGTGCTGATCCTGACCACGTTCGACGAGGACGAGCACGTGTACGGGGCGCTGCGCGCCGGTGCGAGCGGTTTCGCCGTGAAGGACATGGCGCTGGACGACCTCCTCGCGGCGGTCCGTGTGGTCGCGGCGGGCGACGCCCTCATCGCGCCGGGCGTCACGCGCCGTCTGATAGCGGACTTCGTCTCGGGGGCGGCGCCCGGCCCCGAGCGGGTCCCGGCGATCACCGGTCGGGAGCAGGAGGTGTTGACCCTCGTGGGGCGCGGCCGGTCGAACGGCGAGATCGCGCAGGACCTGTACATCACGGTGGCGACGACCAAGTCGCACGTGGCGCGGCTGCTGACGAAGCTGGACGCCCGCGACCGGGTGCAACTGGTCATCAAGGCGTACGAGATGGGGCTGGTCACGCCGCCCAGGTGA
- a CDS encoding sensor histidine kinase, with amino-acid sequence MDTSSAQTGGRRTASRWQTAALWTGAGLIAFALSCLAPQQAPLGIGPRIFDVGPLIGILGVATAAFLVRRAPLLTLGLMLLATHLMLFLTNAPGLTLALVLPTAVALGTVAATRSRRTALAAVSVTVLVLLVAQFAVPARGLSIPLVQSQLPIVVLSWLMGESVRRGRESAAQAHARATEQALTDERLRIARELHDMVAHSIGVIAIQAGVGSRVIDTQPAQARQALQAIEATSRETLAGLRRTLVALRRSEPASLAPAPGLDGIDRLAATAASDTDLRVDVVWSGDRRPLPSDIELAAFRIVQEALTNVVRHARADACRVGIAYGPGELALEISDDGRGATEDDPAGAGFGITGMRERTAVLNGRFEAGSLPGGGFRVAAVLPLEQERRGPAPEREEKR; translated from the coding sequence ATGGACACCTCATCAGCGCAAACGGGCGGGAGACGGACGGCGTCACGGTGGCAGACCGCGGCCCTCTGGACGGGGGCCGGGCTGATCGCCTTCGCCCTCTCCTGCCTCGCACCGCAGCAGGCCCCCCTCGGCATCGGGCCCCGGATCTTCGACGTGGGGCCGCTCATCGGCATCCTCGGAGTGGCGACCGCTGCCTTCCTGGTGCGGCGGGCACCGCTCCTGACGCTCGGCCTGATGCTCCTCGCCACCCACCTCATGCTGTTCCTGACCAACGCGCCCGGGCTCACGCTCGCGCTGGTGCTGCCCACCGCGGTCGCGCTCGGCACAGTCGCCGCCACCCGCTCGCGGAGAACGGCCCTGGCGGCAGTGAGCGTCACCGTCCTGGTGCTGCTGGTAGCCCAGTTCGCCGTGCCCGCGCGCGGGTTGTCGATCCCGCTCGTCCAGAGCCAGCTGCCGATCGTCGTCCTCTCCTGGCTGATGGGGGAGTCGGTGCGGCGCGGCCGCGAGTCCGCCGCGCAGGCGCACGCCCGGGCCACCGAGCAGGCCCTCACCGACGAGCGGCTGCGCATCGCCCGCGAGTTGCACGACATGGTCGCCCACAGCATCGGCGTCATCGCCATCCAGGCCGGGGTCGGCAGCCGGGTCATCGACACGCAGCCCGCGCAGGCCCGCCAGGCCCTGCAGGCCATCGAGGCCACCAGCCGCGAGACCCTGGCCGGCCTGCGCCGCACACTGGTCGCCCTGCGCCGCAGCGAGCCCGCGTCGCTGGCGCCCGCGCCGGGCCTGGACGGCATCGACCGGCTCGCCGCGACCGCCGCGAGCGATACGGACCTACGCGTGGACGTGGTGTGGTCGGGGGACCGGCGGCCGCTGCCGTCCGACATCGAGCTGGCCGCGTTCCGCATCGTGCAGGAGGCACTGACCAACGTCGTCCGGCACGCGCGGGCCGATGCCTGCCGGGTGGGCATCGCGTACGGGCCGGGCGAACTGGCCCTGGAGATCAGCGACGACGGGCGGGGCGCCACGGAAGACGACCCGGCCGGCGCCGGATTCGGGATCACGGGCATGCGGGAGCGCACCGCCGTGCTGAACGGCCGGTTCGAGGCCGGGTCCCTGCCGGGGGGCGGCTTCCGGGTGGCGGCGGTCCTGCCGCTGGAACAGGAACGACGAGGGCCCGCCCCGGAACGGGAGGAGAAGCGATGA
- a CDS encoding acyl-CoA dehydrogenase family protein, translated as MDFRLTEEQRDLRAGVRELLAGRYGREALRASVDSGGALDRELWRQLGEAGFFALRLPEADGGVGLGLPEAVLVFEEAGRALLPGPLVATHLAAGAVPGAAAGTAVVTAFDLGGPLVAHLADADAVLGAASLPPGEPVRCADPLTPLHRVAAPEGAGDAAAAAAAAAAYRDEGALLTAALQVGSALRTVELAVRYAGEREQFGQPIGAFQAVKHLCAQMLVRAEVARTALYAAAVTADPAEVAGAKMLADGAAVRNARDCLQVYGGMGFTWEADVHLHLKRAWVRAEQWRTAGEAEELLAAELAAVAE; from the coding sequence GTGGACTTCCGGTTGACCGAGGAGCAGCGGGACCTGCGGGCCGGCGTACGGGAACTGCTGGCGGGCAGGTACGGGCGCGAGGCGCTACGGGCCTCGGTGGACTCCGGCGGGGCCCTGGACCGGGAACTGTGGCGGCAGCTCGGTGAGGCCGGGTTCTTCGCCCTGCGGCTCCCGGAGGCGGACGGCGGGGTCGGGCTCGGGCTGCCGGAGGCGGTCCTCGTCTTCGAGGAGGCCGGGCGGGCGTTGCTGCCGGGGCCGCTGGTCGCCACGCACCTGGCGGCCGGAGCGGTCCCGGGAGCGGCGGCGGGCACCGCCGTGGTCACCGCGTTCGACCTCGGCGGGCCGCTGGTGGCCCACCTCGCGGACGCGGACGCGGTACTCGGTGCGGCGTCGCTCCCTCCGGGCGAGCCGGTGCGCTGCGCCGACCCGCTCACCCCGCTGCACCGGGTGGCCGCACCGGAGGGCGCCGGGGACGCGGCGGCTGCGGCAGCCGCGGCGGCCGCGTATCGGGACGAGGGCGCGCTGCTGACGGCCGCCCTCCAGGTCGGCAGCGCGCTGCGCACGGTGGAGCTGGCGGTGCGGTACGCGGGCGAGCGCGAGCAGTTCGGGCAGCCGATCGGGGCGTTCCAGGCGGTCAAGCACCTGTGCGCGCAGATGCTGGTGCGGGCGGAGGTGGCCCGTACGGCGCTCTACGCGGCAGCGGTGACCGCGGACCCGGCAGAGGTGGCCGGGGCCAAGATGCTGGCCGACGGGGCCGCCGTACGCAATGCCCGGGATTGCCTGCAGGTGTACGGAGGAATGGGTTTCACTTGGGAGGCCGATGTGCACCTGCACCTCAAACGGGCCTGGGTGCGCGCCGAGCAGTGGCGGACGGCGGGCGAGGCCGAGGAACTGCTCGCGGCGGAGCTGGCGGCCGTCGCAGAGTAG
- a CDS encoding cyclase family protein, translated as MGMPPEFHDIAKRINNWGRWGADDEIGTLNLITDEVVRAAAAGVRSGRRIPLALPLKEDGVQAGLIPGRINPLHTMVQINQELFGPGTVACSDDAVTMGLQAGTHWDALTHVSHSGKIYNGRPAGTVTAHGRAEFSGIEKAGHIVSRGVLLDVAAAKGLDRLPGGHAVTPEDLAQAEEFGGVTVRAGDVVLVRTGQIQVYLAGDKHGYGFPSPGLSVRTPEWFHARDVAAVANDTLTFEIFPPEIENLWLPVHALDLVEMGMHQGQNWNLEKLSTACAEENRYDFLLSAMPEPFVGGVGTPVAPVAVL; from the coding sequence ATGGGCATGCCCCCCGAGTTCCACGACATCGCCAAGCGCATCAACAACTGGGGCCGCTGGGGCGCTGACGACGAGATCGGCACCCTGAACCTGATCACCGACGAGGTCGTCCGGGCGGCCGCGGCAGGGGTCCGCTCGGGCCGCCGGATCCCGCTCGCGCTCCCGCTCAAGGAGGACGGGGTCCAGGCCGGCCTGATCCCCGGCCGGATCAACCCCCTGCACACGATGGTGCAGATCAACCAGGAGCTCTTCGGGCCGGGCACGGTGGCCTGCAGCGACGACGCCGTGACCATGGGGCTCCAGGCCGGGACGCACTGGGACGCGCTCACGCACGTCTCCCACTCGGGGAAGATCTACAACGGCCGCCCGGCCGGCACCGTCACGGCCCACGGGCGCGCCGAGTTCAGCGGCATCGAGAAGGCCGGGCACATCGTCTCGCGGGGCGTCCTGCTGGACGTGGCCGCCGCGAAGGGCCTCGACCGACTGCCCGGCGGCCACGCGGTGACCCCCGAGGACCTGGCGCAGGCCGAGGAGTTCGGCGGCGTGACCGTACGCGCCGGGGACGTCGTTCTCGTCCGGACCGGGCAGATCCAGGTCTACCTGGCGGGCGACAAGCACGGCTACGGCTTCCCCTCGCCCGGACTGTCCGTCCGTACGCCCGAGTGGTTCCACGCGCGGGACGTGGCGGCCGTCGCCAATGACACCCTGACCTTCGAGATCTTCCCGCCGGAGATCGAGAACCTGTGGCTGCCGGTGCACGCCCTGGACCTGGTCGAGATGGGCATGCACCAGGGCCAGAACTGGAACCTCGAAAAGTTGTCCACAGCCTGTGCAGAAGAAAACCGGTACGACTTCCTGCTGTCGGCCATGCCGGAGCCGTTCGTCGGCGGCGTGGGCACCCCGGTCGCCCCGGTGGCCGTCCTCTGA
- a CDS encoding VOC family protein produces the protein MLGTDFRLGSPVWLDLGSPDTDAAAAFYSAVFGWQFVSAGPEAGGYGFFQVNGKTVAALGPLTEEGASSAWMIHFKADDIQATVSAVQSGGGKIRMEPMDVMGEGWLAQATDPQGAEFALWQPGKTAGLGLASDENSLVWAELHVPDPTAAIGFYNGVFGWRNQEMETPGMTYRVLSLGEGDQQQTSFGGVAPMGDGAGGGVEKPRWVPYFNVADVDATVSAASGNGGSVLMPAADVPDVGRIAWVADPAGAAFALLKPNPQM, from the coding sequence ATGCTCGGCACCGACTTCCGTCTCGGATCGCCCGTCTGGCTCGACCTCGGCAGCCCCGACACCGATGCTGCCGCCGCGTTCTACAGCGCGGTCTTCGGCTGGCAGTTCGTCTCCGCCGGGCCCGAGGCGGGCGGGTACGGGTTCTTCCAGGTGAACGGCAAGACCGTCGCCGCGCTCGGGCCGCTCACCGAGGAGGGGGCGAGTTCCGCCTGGATGATCCACTTCAAGGCCGACGACATCCAGGCCACGGTCTCGGCCGTACAGTCCGGCGGCGGGAAGATCCGGATGGAGCCCATGGACGTCATGGGCGAGGGCTGGCTCGCGCAGGCCACCGACCCGCAGGGCGCCGAGTTCGCGCTCTGGCAGCCCGGCAAGACCGCCGGGCTGGGGCTCGCCTCCGACGAGAACTCCCTGGTGTGGGCCGAGCTGCACGTACCCGACCCCACCGCCGCCATCGGCTTCTACAACGGCGTCTTCGGCTGGCGCAACCAGGAGATGGAGACGCCCGGGATGACCTACCGCGTGCTGAGCCTGGGGGAGGGCGACCAGCAGCAGACCTCGTTCGGCGGGGTCGCGCCGATGGGCGACGGCGCGGGCGGCGGGGTCGAGAAGCCGCGCTGGGTGCCGTACTTCAACGTCGCGGACGTCGACGCCACCGTCTCCGCGGCCAGCGGGAACGGCGGGTCGGTGCTCATGCCCGCGGCGGACGTGCCCGACGTCGGCCGCATCGCGTGGGTGGCGGACCCGGCCGGCGCCGCGTTCGCCCTGCTGAAGCCCAACCCGCAGATGTGA
- a CDS encoding acyl-CoA dehydrogenase family protein — MDFSFGPDDEELRVRARAWLTEHLVGPYVQVLGRGGPGSEHEGIDARRAWERELGRGGWIGQGWVTGPGEGYGNRRLSLTGQVVWAEEYAALRAPGRVGHIGENLLAPTLIAYGSPEQRDRFLPAIARGEELWCQGYSEPDAGSDLAGIRTTAVREPRPGTDGPFRVTGQKIWTSLAREADWCFVLARTEPGSRRHHGLSFLLVRMDQPGRVEVRPIRQMSGTSEFNEVFFDGAVAAEVVGGEGNGWTVAMGLLALERGVSTLVQQIGFAAELERVVEVCLASGAADPVLRDRLVRQWAELRTMRWNALRTLGTTGDPGAPSVAKLLWGGWHRRLGELAVAVRGATACAGPADWAPGLPYELGLDEEQRLFLFTRADTIYGGSDEIQRNIIAERVLGLPKEPR; from the coding sequence ATGGACTTCAGCTTCGGGCCCGACGACGAGGAACTGCGCGTCCGCGCCCGCGCCTGGCTCACCGAGCACCTCGTGGGCCCGTACGTGCAGGTCCTCGGCCGCGGCGGGCCCGGCAGCGAGCACGAGGGGATCGACGCCCGGCGCGCATGGGAACGCGAACTCGGCCGTGGCGGCTGGATCGGCCAGGGCTGGGTGACCGGTCCGGGCGAGGGCTACGGCAACCGGCGGCTCTCCCTCACCGGCCAGGTCGTCTGGGCCGAGGAGTACGCGGCGCTGCGCGCCCCCGGCCGGGTCGGCCACATCGGCGAGAACCTCCTCGCGCCGACCCTGATCGCGTACGGCTCCCCGGAGCAGCGGGACCGCTTCTTGCCCGCCATCGCGCGCGGCGAGGAACTGTGGTGCCAGGGGTACAGCGAGCCGGACGCCGGCTCGGACCTCGCGGGCATCCGTACGACGGCGGTGCGCGAACCCCGCCCCGGAACCGACGGCCCGTTCCGCGTCACCGGGCAGAAGATCTGGACCTCGCTCGCCCGGGAAGCCGACTGGTGCTTCGTACTGGCCCGTACCGAGCCCGGCTCCCGGCGCCACCACGGGCTGTCCTTCCTGCTCGTACGGATGGACCAGCCCGGGCGGGTCGAGGTCCGGCCGATCCGCCAGATGTCGGGGACCTCGGAGTTCAACGAGGTGTTCTTCGACGGGGCGGTGGCCGCAGAGGTCGTCGGCGGGGAGGGCAACGGTTGGACCGTGGCCATGGGGCTCCTCGCCCTGGAACGCGGGGTGTCCACACTGGTCCAGCAGATCGGGTTCGCGGCAGAGCTGGAGCGGGTGGTGGAGGTCTGCCTGGCCTCGGGCGCGGCGGACCCCGTACTGCGCGACCGCCTCGTACGGCAGTGGGCGGAACTGCGCACCATGCGCTGGAACGCCCTGCGGACCCTGGGCACCACCGGCGATCCGGGCGCCCCGAGCGTGGCCAAGCTGCTGTGGGGCGGCTGGCACCGGCGGCTCGGCGAGCTGGCCGTCGCGGTCCGGGGAGCTACGGCCTGCGCCGGGCCCGCGGACTGGGCGCCCGGCCTCCCGTACGAACTCGGACTCGACGAGGAGCAGCGCCTGTTCCTGTTCACCCGCGCCGACACGATCTACGGCGGCTCGGACGAGATCCAGCGGAACATCATCGCCGAGCGCGTGCTCGGCCTGCCTAAGGAGCCCAGGTGA
- a CDS encoding flavin reductase family protein, translating to MAATVVRYLRSVGSPTSAPSEQDPDHGRVDALPRPDLRAVADDERAPVSPAEFRAVLGNFASGVTVITAPPTEDGGGPAGFACQSFASLSLDPPLVTFMVARTSTTWPRIARAGVFCVNILGAGQGELCRAFAMSGADKFAGVAHAPAPATGSPRLAEVPAWIDCRIHAVHTGGDHLIVVGRVEAMGAAGEGEPLLFHKGRFGRFSP from the coding sequence ATGGCGGCCACCGTCGTCCGATACCTCAGGTCAGTCGGCTCCCCCACCTCCGCCCCGTCGGAGCAGGACCCGGACCACGGCCGCGTCGACGCGCTGCCGCGCCCCGACCTACGGGCCGTCGCAGACGACGAGCGCGCACCCGTCAGCCCCGCCGAATTCCGGGCAGTACTCGGGAACTTCGCCAGCGGTGTCACGGTCATCACCGCCCCGCCCACCGAGGACGGCGGCGGGCCCGCCGGCTTCGCCTGCCAGTCCTTCGCGTCGCTGTCCCTGGACCCGCCCCTGGTCACGTTCATGGTGGCCCGTACGTCGACCACCTGGCCGCGGATCGCCCGCGCCGGGGTGTTCTGCGTCAACATCCTGGGCGCCGGGCAGGGCGAGCTGTGCCGGGCCTTCGCGATGAGCGGCGCCGACAAGTTCGCCGGCGTCGCCCACGCCCCCGCCCCCGCGACCGGGTCGCCCCGACTCGCCGAGGTGCCCGCCTGGATCGACTGCCGGATCCACGCCGTGCACACCGGCGGGGACCACCTGATCGTGGTCGGCCGGGTCGAGGCCATGGGCGCGGCCGGGGAGGGCGAGCCGCTGCTCTTCCACAAGGGCCGCTTCGGCCGCTTCAGTCCGTGA
- a CDS encoding enoyl-CoA hydratase-related protein: MTSDGTADEVLHRIESGVSWITLNRPEAMNAVTRDQRERVITLLGEASADPAVRAVVITATGKGFCAGADLRGAPATPGERIAGDVARMIRLGAQRLITAVLDCEKPVLAAVNGTAAGIGAHLALACDLVIAAESARFIEVFVRRGLVPDGAGAYLLPRLVGPQKAKELMFFGDAVPAAEAERLGLVNRVVPGEALEATAREWADRLAQGPTRALALTKQLVNASLDGGRAAALAAEATAQEINMSTADANEGVASFVERRPPKYLGR; this comes from the coding sequence ATGACCAGCGACGGCACTGCCGACGAAGTCCTGCACCGCATCGAGAGCGGCGTCTCGTGGATCACCCTCAACCGGCCGGAGGCCATGAACGCCGTCACCCGGGACCAGCGCGAGCGCGTCATCACCCTGCTCGGCGAGGCCTCCGCCGACCCCGCCGTGCGGGCCGTCGTCATCACCGCCACCGGCAAGGGCTTCTGCGCGGGCGCCGACCTGCGCGGCGCCCCCGCGACGCCGGGCGAGCGGATCGCGGGCGACGTGGCCCGCATGATCCGGCTCGGTGCGCAGCGCCTGATCACTGCCGTGCTCGACTGCGAGAAGCCGGTCCTCGCCGCCGTCAACGGCACGGCCGCCGGCATCGGCGCGCACCTCGCGCTCGCCTGCGACCTGGTCATCGCCGCCGAATCCGCCCGGTTCATCGAGGTGTTCGTCCGCCGTGGCCTGGTCCCCGACGGCGCGGGCGCGTACCTGCTGCCGCGTCTGGTCGGCCCGCAGAAGGCCAAGGAGCTGATGTTCTTCGGCGACGCCGTCCCGGCGGCCGAGGCCGAGCGGCTCGGCCTGGTCAACCGGGTGGTGCCGGGCGAGGCGCTGGAGGCCACCGCCCGGGAGTGGGCGGACCGCCTCGCGCAGGGCCCGACCCGCGCCCTCGCGCTGACGAAGCAGCTGGTCAACGCATCCCTGGACGGCGGCCGGGCGGCCGCACTGGCCGCTGAGGCCACCGCTCAGGAGATCAACATGAGCACCGCCGACGCGAACGAGGGCGTGGCGAGCTTCGTGGAGCGCCGCCCGCCCAAGTACCTCGGGCGGTAG
- a CDS encoding ATP-binding protein, with the protein MQVLQVQLEVGPDPAEVGRARRWARSRLAGSGIGDDEPLAETLILLISELVTNAVVHTGCPAVLRMLFGEPGVRVEVADTSARGPARRQAAGDDTGGRGLELVDGLADRWGWQREGAGKRIWCEVDRAERPGERASERGEGSNRVCGSTREPRVYL; encoded by the coding sequence GTGCAGGTGCTTCAGGTTCAGCTGGAGGTAGGACCGGATCCCGCCGAGGTCGGCCGGGCCCGCCGCTGGGCGCGGTCCCGGCTGGCGGGGTCGGGCATAGGGGACGACGAACCGCTCGCCGAGACGCTGATCCTGCTGATCTCGGAGCTGGTGACCAACGCCGTCGTGCACACCGGCTGTCCGGCCGTCCTGCGGATGCTCTTCGGGGAGCCGGGCGTACGCGTCGAGGTGGCCGACACCAGCGCCCGCGGGCCGGCCCGGCGGCAGGCCGCCGGCGACGACACGGGCGGGCGCGGGCTGGAGCTGGTCGACGGACTGGCCGACCGCTGGGGCTGGCAGCGCGAGGGCGCCGGCAAGCGGATCTGGTGCGAGGTCGACCGCGCCGAGAGGCCCGGGGAGCGCGCATCCGAGCGGGGCGAAGGCTCGAACAGGGTGTGCGGGTCGACTCGGGAACCGCGCGTGTACCTCTAA
- a CDS encoding Zn-dependent alcohol dehydrogenase has protein sequence MRGVVFDGKQAQVVDDLEIRDPGPGEVLVAITAAGLCHSDLSVIDGTIPFPPPVVLGHEGAGVVEAVGTGVTHVAPGDHVSLSTLANCGACADCDRGRPTMCRKAIGMPGQPFSRGGKPLFQFASNSAFAERTIVKAVQAVKIPADIPPTSAALIGCGVLTGVGAVLNRAGVDHGESVVVIGTGGIGLNVLQGARIAGAGTIVAVDANPAKEAVARQFGATHFIDASAVTDSSAAVREILPTGTDHAFECVGNVKLIRQAVDLLDRHGQAVLLGVPGFKEEASFQVSSMYLDKTIMGCRYGSSRPQRDIALYAELYRQGRLLLDELVTEVYPIEDFAKAVDDARHGRVARGVLTF, from the coding sequence GTGAGAGGCGTCGTGTTCGACGGCAAGCAGGCCCAGGTGGTCGACGATCTGGAGATCCGCGACCCGGGGCCGGGGGAGGTGCTGGTCGCGATCACGGCGGCCGGGCTGTGCCACAGCGACCTGTCGGTGATCGACGGGACGATACCCTTCCCGCCACCGGTGGTACTGGGCCACGAGGGCGCCGGGGTGGTGGAGGCGGTCGGGACCGGAGTGACGCACGTGGCGCCGGGTGATCACGTCTCCCTGTCGACCCTGGCGAACTGCGGGGCCTGCGCCGACTGCGACCGGGGCCGGCCCACCATGTGCCGCAAGGCGATCGGAATGCCGGGGCAGCCGTTCTCCCGCGGCGGGAAGCCGCTGTTCCAGTTCGCCTCCAACTCGGCCTTCGCGGAACGGACGATCGTCAAGGCCGTCCAGGCCGTGAAGATCCCGGCCGACATCCCGCCGACCTCGGCGGCGCTCATCGGCTGCGGCGTCCTGACCGGCGTGGGGGCCGTACTGAACCGGGCCGGGGTCGACCACGGCGAGTCGGTGGTCGTCATCGGCACGGGCGGCATCGGGCTCAACGTGCTCCAGGGCGCCCGGATCGCGGGCGCGGGCACCATCGTGGCGGTGGACGCCAACCCGGCGAAGGAGGCGGTGGCCCGGCAGTTCGGGGCCACGCACTTCATCGACGCCTCGGCCGTGACGGACTCCTCGGCGGCGGTCCGCGAGATCCTTCCGACGGGCACCGACCACGCCTTCGAGTGCGTCGGCAACGTCAAGCTGATCCGCCAGGCCGTCGACCTCCTCGACCGGCACGGACAGGCGGTCCTCCTCGGGGTGCCCGGCTTCAAGGAAGAGGCTTCCTTCCAGGTCTCGTCCATGTACCTCGACAAGACCATCATGGGCTGCCGGTACGGCTCCTCCCGCCCGCAGCGGGACATCGCCCTCTACGCCGAGCTCTACCGGCAGGGAAGGCTGCTGCTCGACGAACTCGTCACCGAGGTCTACCCGATCGAGGACTTCGCCAAGGCCGTGGACGACGCCCGGCACGGCCGCGTGGCCCGCGGGGTGCTCACGTTCTGA
- a CDS encoding SDR family oxidoreductase: MGNFLAGKVVAVTGAGRGIGRAVALAAAAEGARVVVNDYGVGIEGGEPTSEIAEAVVKEIIAGGGEAVAVADDISTMAGGQRIVDTALAQFGRIDGVVCVAGILRERMLFNMSEEEWDPVVATHLKGTFTVFRAASAVMRRQGSGTLIGFTSGNHQGSVAQANYSAAKGGIISLVRSAALGLAKYGVTANAVAPVARTRMSANVPMELKEIGEPEDVAALVTYLLSDKAVATGGERITGQVYTIAGPKIAVWAQPRELRAGYAEGSWTPEKIADFLPGTVGTDPMPMLAQLEAMAKAAAAKDRPNA; this comes from the coding sequence GTGGGGAACTTCTTGGCAGGCAAGGTCGTCGCCGTCACCGGTGCGGGCCGGGGCATCGGACGGGCCGTGGCACTCGCCGCGGCCGCCGAGGGCGCCAGGGTCGTCGTCAACGACTACGGGGTCGGCATCGAAGGCGGCGAACCCACCAGCGAGATCGCCGAAGCCGTGGTGAAGGAGATCATCGCGGGCGGCGGCGAGGCCGTCGCCGTCGCCGACGACATCTCCACCATGGCGGGCGGCCAGCGCATCGTCGACACCGCCCTCGCGCAGTTCGGCCGCATCGACGGCGTCGTGTGCGTCGCCGGCATCCTGCGCGAGCGGATGCTGTTCAACATGTCCGAGGAGGAGTGGGACCCCGTCGTCGCCACCCACCTCAAGGGCACCTTCACCGTCTTCCGCGCCGCATCCGCCGTCATGCGCCGCCAGGGCTCCGGCACCCTCATCGGCTTCACCAGCGGCAACCACCAGGGCTCCGTCGCCCAGGCCAACTACAGCGCGGCCAAGGGCGGCATCATCTCCCTCGTCCGCTCCGCCGCCCTGGGCCTGGCCAAGTACGGCGTCACGGCCAACGCCGTCGCACCCGTCGCCCGCACCCGCATGTCGGCGAACGTTCCCATGGAGCTCAAGGAGATCGGCGAACCGGAGGACGTCGCGGCCCTGGTCACCTACCTCCTCTCCGACAAGGCGGTCGCCACCGGCGGCGAGAGGATCACCGGGCAGGTCTACACGATCGCCGGACCGAAGATCGCCGTCTGGGCGCAGCCGCGCGAGCTGCGCGCCGGCTACGCCGAAGGCTCCTGGACACCGGAGAAGATCGCCGACTTCCTGCCCGGGACGGTCGGCACGGACCCGATGCCGATGCTCGCGCAGCTGGAGGCCATGGCCAAGGCGGCGGCCGCCAAGGACCGCCCCAACGCGTAG